The following proteins are co-located in the Legionella busanensis genome:
- a CDS encoding protein kinase domain-containing protein, producing the protein MKNLSKLQTKNLINFFASQTRTNVWKKNQIYTLADNTSILFNYDVVRRKCKDGQDVRYEFISPHLLNSGSVGKIFDVLATLAIKKDKIHFKQYGYNGKSRVVKIQQHDEDHPPLSAMKEYRLTKQANHLAMKEPVFDNTNTSYTIMEKLKGCELFDVIFDDLKRKRILTLNERVELTYALLKALKLQVTDKNIIHRDIKPENIFVDLNRPIKVTIFDYGLSTFVNYNDHKLVGTPGYIPPEIFERGEQTPALDIFSMGQVIALLWHANTGLFTESPLDNMYEVYEQSKHADLSGLYQGINGLDRSTQMIIRDMLKYMLEAESHNRISITAALNLFTPIYHKYLLPPEPVRLKLDAKVNSAKAQFAKITAKLAELDSYSQNLNLQSKPKEAIKLNNLSQQIKLKLTKLQKSDYDTFADKLDNYLKEILHKITHLQIHYANYKDIVQSLSNLFTMLNEVHAYFGKPVHTNPMANNKALFFNRPHVTSSRLNEKYSLPAQIKVTNCKVLHQIEQVANPSTEASIQLPVC; encoded by the coding sequence ATGAAAAATTTATCAAAATTACAAACAAAAAATTTAATTAACTTTTTTGCTAGTCAAACACGAACCAATGTCTGGAAAAAAAATCAGATTTATACACTTGCTGATAATACATCTATTCTATTTAACTATGATGTCGTTCGGCGCAAATGCAAAGATGGGCAAGATGTACGCTACGAATTTATTAGCCCACATCTCCTTAATTCTGGCAGTGTGGGTAAGATATTTGATGTTTTAGCTACCTTAGCTATTAAAAAGGATAAAATACATTTTAAACAATACGGTTACAATGGCAAAAGTCGAGTCGTTAAAATACAGCAGCACGATGAGGATCATCCACCTCTCTCAGCCATGAAAGAATACCGTTTAACCAAACAAGCTAATCATCTAGCAATGAAAGAACCGGTTTTTGATAATACAAATACAAGTTATACAATTATGGAGAAACTCAAAGGTTGTGAACTTTTCGATGTTATTTTCGACGATTTAAAAAGAAAACGGATCTTAACGTTAAATGAGCGAGTTGAATTAACTTATGCGCTTTTAAAAGCGCTCAAATTACAGGTTACCGATAAAAATATCATTCATCGAGATATTAAACCTGAAAATATTTTTGTTGATCTTAATCGACCAATTAAAGTCACTATCTTTGATTATGGTTTAAGCACATTCGTTAATTACAATGATCATAAACTTGTAGGTACACCAGGTTATATACCGCCAGAAATCTTTGAGCGTGGAGAACAAACGCCAGCACTTGATATTTTTTCTATGGGTCAAGTAATTGCTTTACTTTGGCATGCAAACACAGGTCTTTTTACTGAATCACCCCTAGACAATATGTATGAAGTATATGAACAATCAAAGCATGCTGACCTTAGTGGTTTGTATCAGGGTATTAATGGCTTAGATAGAAGTACTCAAATGATAATTCGTGATATGTTAAAATACATGCTAGAAGCAGAAAGTCATAACCGTATATCAATTACAGCCGCTCTTAATCTATTTACGCCTATCTATCATAAATATCTTCTGCCCCCTGAGCCAGTACGACTTAAATTAGACGCCAAAGTTAATTCAGCTAAAGCACAATTTGCTAAAATCACAGCCAAACTTGCTGAATTAGATTCATATAGTCAAAACTTGAATTTACAAAGTAAACCTAAGGAGGCTATTAAATTAAATAATTTAAGCCAACAAATTAAATTAAAACTAACTAAGTTACAAAAAAGTGATTACGATACTTTTGCTGATAAATTAGATAATTATTTAAAAGAAATTTTACATAAAATAACCCACTTGCAGATTCACTACGCTAATTATAAAGATATTGTTCAATCATTATCTAATCTTTTTACCATGCTAAACGAGGTACATGCTTATTTTGGCAAGCCTGTTCATACCAACCCTATGGCAAATAATAAAGCTTTGTTTTTTAATAGGCCACATGTAACTTCTAGCCGACTTAATGAAAAATATTCGCTTCCTGCGCAAATAAAAGTTACTAACTGTAAAGTACTTCATCAAATTGAACAGGTAGCTAATCCTAGTACTGAAGCATCAATACAGTTACCTGTTTGTTAA
- a CDS encoding succinylglutamate desuccinylase/aspartoacylase family protein has product MANRKINKPFTLCSEIIAPGKMHTILCDFSNFYTSRRMKVPIHIFHGKEAGPRFFILSTLHGNELNGIEIINRLHKHQALKKLKGTLITVPVANPFGLILKTRQAAGQDINRAFPGSKKGQLASRLAYFLSEDIIKKCDYGLDLHSGGKNLFNMPQVRIDTSMEKLCDLAEAFGVSIIDSPVRKKSLRGFTMKLSIPLLVFEAGEAEKINDECIEIGLQSVLNVLAGLDMINGKWSKKRSKPTYYRELIWIRAPAGGLLLNYKPINGHIKKNQVLAEILDPFDLDSAQQVKAPCAGTIVAKSTAPLVNEGDPLFHFAPDSKKTS; this is encoded by the coding sequence ATGGCAAACAGGAAGATAAATAAGCCTTTTACTCTTTGCAGTGAAATCATTGCTCCTGGGAAAATGCATACAATTCTTTGTGATTTTTCCAATTTTTATACCAGCCGGCGTATGAAAGTGCCTATTCATATTTTCCATGGTAAAGAGGCAGGGCCTAGGTTTTTTATATTAAGTACCTTACATGGCAATGAACTTAATGGTATAGAAATTATTAACCGTCTTCATAAGCATCAGGCATTAAAAAAATTAAAAGGAACATTAATTACGGTGCCTGTTGCAAATCCTTTTGGCTTAATTTTAAAAACACGCCAAGCCGCAGGCCAAGATATTAACCGAGCTTTCCCCGGAAGTAAAAAAGGTCAATTAGCATCACGACTTGCTTATTTCCTTAGTGAGGACATTATTAAAAAATGTGATTATGGGCTTGATCTACATTCAGGAGGAAAAAATTTATTTAACATGCCGCAAGTCCGTATTGATACTTCTATGGAAAAGTTATGCGATTTAGCAGAAGCGTTTGGTGTTAGCATTATTGATAGTCCTGTTAGAAAGAAATCGTTACGGGGATTTACTATGAAACTTAGTATTCCCTTATTAGTGTTTGAGGCAGGTGAAGCAGAAAAAATAAATGATGAATGCATTGAAATAGGTTTACAAAGTGTTCTAAATGTATTGGCTGGCCTTGACATGATTAACGGCAAGTGGTCTAAAAAGCGAAGTAAGCCTACTTATTACCGTGAGTTAATTTGGATTAGAGCACCTGCTGGCGGCTTATTATTAAATTATAAACCAATTAATGGTCATATTAAGAAAAATCAAGTACTTGCTGAGATATTAGATCCTTTCGATCTCGATTCAGCTCAGCAAGTAAAAGCACCTTGTGCAGGTACTATTGTTGCTAAATCAACCGCGCCTTTAGTTAATGAGGGCGATCCTTTATTTCATTTTGCGCCAGATAGTAAAAAAACTAGCTAA
- a CDS encoding EAL domain-containing protein, producing MTIIKKIKLLIIEDKKGNSTLIQGFLSSIKKFEFRVITLSKLKQIIKNLDEFDIIIMDLGVNKKTIIAASKKLTPLVADIPIIIISDLENEQLALSAFKEGIQDYLLKTEVTPNSLARAIHYAIEREKVKQSTCELAAIVENTFDAILSVTTQGIILNWNSAAEQIYHYSAEEIIGQSFQLLFPEERYSEFKKIVQQIEAGAKIINYETILKSKKGNLLNVTLTISPLEAKFNKVTSAAIIIHNITKAKLHEQQLAIQYRVTSALSEAPNLDYAAHNILKTICEIFDWQVGELWALDQQKDELYSVSFWYANENYHELSKINHGKKCTIGKRLPGLIWQLKKPHWIINLKNHAIAEEAKPFIKKGLRSFFGLPIIYNREVIGVIVFFSKFLDIPNINLISVFTNIGSHIGMFIKRKRAESELLYLAEHDVLTGFRNRASLENDLNRAILNTKVQQNMLGVCYIDLDNFKKINDMMGHDYGDLLLKEVANRIRHNVRSLDIISRVGGDEFVIILPEVKQKNDIGLIAQNLLNVLEKPFNLRKKKFHVTASIGIAICPTDGENFTTLIKNADMAMYYAKIHGRNRYQFYAHAIEAFTQQKLTLESNLHKALKKQEFILYYQPQVEVKTGRISGLEALIRWNNGSNQLIYPKQFISLAEESSLMIPIGEWVLHTACYQIKSWKNEGLCKDINIAVNISVQQLDFQFIERLKTILKSTHIKPTYLEIEITETALMGLKDSNIATIKKLKELGVKLSIDDFGIGYSSFVHLKDLMIDVIKIDQFFISQLANDENCQAIVKAIIAMANSLNVKVIAEGVETKEQLKILKKFGCNYYQGYLFSKPLPFDEVYGLLHKQCK from the coding sequence ATGACCATAATTAAGAAGATCAAATTATTAATTATTGAAGATAAAAAAGGGAACTCAACTTTAATTCAAGGATTTTTATCGTCAATTAAAAAGTTTGAATTTAGGGTGATTACTCTTTCTAAGCTTAAGCAAATAATAAAAAATTTGGATGAATTTGATATCATTATTATGGATTTAGGTGTTAATAAGAAGACTATTATTGCAGCTTCTAAAAAGTTAACGCCGTTAGTAGCAGATATTCCTATTATTATCATCAGCGATTTAGAAAATGAGCAACTTGCTTTAAGTGCTTTTAAAGAAGGTATACAAGATTACTTACTTAAAACTGAGGTCACGCCTAATTCATTAGCGCGTGCTATTCATTATGCTATTGAGCGTGAGAAGGTTAAACAATCTACCTGCGAATTGGCAGCAATCGTTGAGAACACATTTGATGCGATTTTAAGCGTTACCACGCAAGGAATTATTCTTAATTGGAATAGCGCTGCAGAACAAATATACCACTATTCTGCTGAAGAAATAATTGGCCAATCATTTCAACTCCTTTTCCCAGAAGAGCGCTATAGCGAGTTTAAAAAAATAGTTCAGCAAATTGAGGCAGGAGCCAAGATTATCAATTATGAAACTATTTTAAAAAGTAAAAAGGGTAATTTGTTAAATGTTACTCTGACTATTTCACCGTTAGAAGCAAAATTTAATAAAGTAACAAGTGCAGCCATTATTATTCATAATATCACTAAAGCAAAGCTGCATGAACAGCAGTTGGCGATCCAATATCGCGTAACTTCTGCCTTATCTGAAGCACCTAACTTAGATTATGCAGCTCATAATATTTTAAAAACAATTTGTGAGATATTTGACTGGCAAGTAGGGGAGCTATGGGCGCTTGATCAACAAAAAGATGAGCTTTATTCCGTTTCATTTTGGTATGCCAATGAGAATTACCATGAGTTAAGTAAAATAAATCATGGTAAAAAATGTACTATAGGCAAAAGATTACCTGGTCTTATTTGGCAATTAAAGAAGCCACACTGGATTATTAACTTAAAAAATCATGCTATTGCAGAAGAAGCTAAACCCTTTATTAAAAAGGGGTTAAGGAGTTTTTTTGGTCTACCAATTATTTATAACCGTGAAGTTATCGGAGTCATTGTTTTTTTTAGTAAATTTTTAGATATTCCTAATATTAATTTAATATCCGTTTTTACTAATATTGGTAGTCATATAGGCATGTTTATTAAAAGAAAACGGGCTGAAAGTGAGCTTCTTTATTTAGCAGAGCATGATGTATTAACAGGTTTTAGAAATCGTGCTTCATTAGAAAATGACTTAAATCGAGCTATTTTAAATACTAAAGTTCAACAGAATATGCTAGGAGTATGCTACATAGATTTAGATAACTTTAAGAAAATAAACGACATGATGGGGCATGATTATGGTGATTTGCTATTAAAAGAAGTAGCAAATAGAATTCGTCATAATGTTCGTAGTTTAGATATTATTTCGCGCGTCGGTGGTGATGAGTTTGTCATTATTTTACCTGAAGTAAAACAGAAGAATGATATTGGTCTTATTGCCCAAAATCTATTAAATGTGTTAGAAAAACCTTTTAATTTACGCAAGAAAAAATTTCATGTAACAGCTAGTATTGGCATAGCAATTTGCCCAACTGACGGGGAAAATTTTACTACCCTTATTAAAAATGCAGATATGGCCATGTATTATGCAAAAATACATGGCCGTAATCGCTATCAATTTTATGCACATGCAATTGAAGCCTTTACTCAGCAAAAGTTAACCTTAGAAAGTAACTTACATAAGGCATTAAAAAAACAAGAATTTATTCTTTATTATCAACCACAGGTTGAAGTTAAAACCGGCAGAATAAGTGGCTTAGAAGCCTTGATTCGTTGGAATAATGGCAGTAATCAATTGATTTATCCTAAGCAATTTATTTCGTTAGCTGAAGAGAGTAGTTTGATGATTCCAATAGGTGAATGGGTTTTACACACTGCATGCTATCAAATTAAAAGTTGGAAAAATGAAGGATTGTGTAAAGATATTAATATTGCAGTAAATATTTCAGTTCAACAACTGGATTTCCAATTTATTGAACGTTTAAAAACTATCTTAAAATCAACACATATCAAACCTACGTATTTAGAAATTGAAATTACTGAAACAGCGCTAATGGGGCTTAAAGATTCAAATATTGCCACTATTAAAAAACTTAAGGAATTAGGGGTTAAGCTATCAATTGATGATTTTGGTATAGGTTATTCCTCTTTTGTTCATTTAAAAGATCTTATGATAGATGTCATTAAAATTGATCAGTTTTTTATTTCTCAATTAGCTAATGATGAGAATTGTCAGGCAATTGTGAAAGCAATTATTGCCATGGCTAATTCATTAAATGTAAAAGTTATAGCAGAAGGTGTTGAAACCAAAGAGCAATTAAAAATTTTGAAAAAATTTGGCTGTAATTATTATCAGGGTTATCTGTTTAGTAAACCTCTGCCCTTTGATGAAGTTTATGGGCTGTTACATAAACAATGTAAGTAA